The following coding sequences are from one Salvia hispanica cultivar TCC Black 2014 chromosome 3, UniMelb_Shisp_WGS_1.0, whole genome shotgun sequence window:
- the LOC125217135 gene encoding histidine-containing phosphotransfer protein 4-like isoform X2 has protein sequence MERQAAYLRNALFDQGYLDEQFLQLEDLQDQANPHFVEEVVKLFYTDSVRLIQSIELTLKNTPRDFEKLDKIMHQFKGSTTSIGAKKVKKECTQFQEYCNVGNVEGCIREFQEVKQEHAALKRKLENYFQLAREAR, from the exons ATGGAACGCCAAGCTGCCTATTTGAGGAATGCTTTGTTTGATCAG GGATATCTTGATGAACAGTTCCTTCAACTGGAAGATTTGCAAGATCAAGCCAACCCTCATTTTGTTGAAGAAGTGGTCAAGCTATTCTACACTGACTCGGTCCGATTAATACAAAGCATTGAACTGACACT AAAAAACACCCCTCGGGACTTCGAGAAACTGGATAAGATCATGCATCAGTTCAAGGGTAGCACCACTAG TATTGGCGCCAAAAAGGTCAAGAAGGAATGCACACAATTTCAAGAATACTGCAATGTTGGCAACGTTGAAGG GTGCATTAGGGAATTCCAAGAGGTAAAACAAGAGCATGCAGCCCTCAAGAGGAAGCTTGAGAATTATTTTCAG cTTGCAAGAGAAGCTCGTTAA
- the LOC125217135 gene encoding pseudo histidine-containing phosphotransfer protein 5-like isoform X3 produces MERQAAYLRNALFDQGYLDEQFLQLEDLQDQANPHFVEEVVKLFYTDSVRLIQSIELTLIGAKKVKKECTQFQEYCNVGNVEGCIREFQEVKQEHAALKRKLENYFQVFHVVHLAREAR; encoded by the exons ATGGAACGCCAAGCTGCCTATTTGAGGAATGCTTTGTTTGATCAG GGATATCTTGATGAACAGTTCCTTCAACTGGAAGATTTGCAAGATCAAGCCAACCCTCATTTTGTTGAAGAAGTGGTCAAGCTATTCTACACTGACTCGGTCCGATTAATACAAAGCATTGAACTGACACT TATTGGCGCCAAAAAGGTCAAGAAGGAATGCACACAATTTCAAGAATACTGCAATGTTGGCAACGTTGAAGG GTGCATTAGGGAATTCCAAGAGGTAAAACAAGAGCATGCAGCCCTCAAGAGGAAGCTTGAGAATTATTTTCAGGTCTTTCACGTTGTGCAT cTTGCAAGAGAAGCTCGTTAA
- the LOC125217135 gene encoding histidine-containing phosphotransfer protein 4-like isoform X1, with translation MERQAAYLRNALFDQGYLDEQFLQLEDLQDQANPHFVEEVVKLFYTDSVRLIQSIELTLKNTPRDFEKLDKIMHQFKGSTTSIGAKKVKKECTQFQEYCNVGNVEGCIREFQEVKQEHAALKRKLENYFQVFHVVHLAREAR, from the exons ATGGAACGCCAAGCTGCCTATTTGAGGAATGCTTTGTTTGATCAG GGATATCTTGATGAACAGTTCCTTCAACTGGAAGATTTGCAAGATCAAGCCAACCCTCATTTTGTTGAAGAAGTGGTCAAGCTATTCTACACTGACTCGGTCCGATTAATACAAAGCATTGAACTGACACT AAAAAACACCCCTCGGGACTTCGAGAAACTGGATAAGATCATGCATCAGTTCAAGGGTAGCACCACTAG TATTGGCGCCAAAAAGGTCAAGAAGGAATGCACACAATTTCAAGAATACTGCAATGTTGGCAACGTTGAAGG GTGCATTAGGGAATTCCAAGAGGTAAAACAAGAGCATGCAGCCCTCAAGAGGAAGCTTGAGAATTATTTTCAGGTCTTTCACGTTGTGCAT cTTGCAAGAGAAGCTCGTTAA
- the LOC125211407 gene encoding pentatricopeptide repeat-containing protein At2g34400 isoform X2, with protein MIFRTRVSCNFLAPNRSSKRPEKALINHLLLLLKQSKSTRLVQQIHTQILIHSIPMPMPNYLLSKIIELKHFSYSTLLFPQIPPNSYAFNVMIRGLATSWEKFDSALDLFARMKNLGVRPDNFTYPFVSMSCGSLEALGVGKSVHCEVWKCGLLVDFHVANSLITMYARCREVGFARKVFDEMTERDLVSWNSIISGYSRLGCSGEAVEMFGEMRERGVEPDEMTLVSVLAACGDLGDLVLGGLVEEHVVRKGMELNSYIGSALINMYGKCGELESARRVFDGMKKKEIVIWNSMITGYAQNGQSDETLSLFNAMKETGPEPNEITLIAVLSACASIGALDLGIWIDKYASERGFHNNIYVGTALVDMYAKCGNLEYASRVFEDMPVRNEVSWNTMISAHAFNGRAEDALTLFQRMLEEKGLCPDDITFIGVLSACVHAGLVDEGRRLFDLMSSFFKLTPKVEHYSCMVDLLSRAGRVYEAWDFIQKMPQKPDEILLGALLAACQKLKNVDIGERVSQLLLKMEPSNSGNYIISSKIYADVRRWEDCARMRTLMKQKGVTKTPGCSWIETDGHLREFHAGDFLIEDAEDIHRALDMLYDDMALEYGVDVELSRDVHLHFPNHKVAVELPSPILSPM; from the exons atgatttttcGAACAAGAGTCTCCTGCAATTTCTTGGCGCCAAACAGAAGCTCGAAGCGACCAGAAAAAGCACTGATCAATCACCTCTTGCTTCTCTTGAAGCAGAGCAAATCAACCAGATTAGTGCAGCAAATCCACACGCAAATCCTGATTCACTCAATTCCCATGCCTATGCCCAATTACTTGCTCTCCAAAATCATCGAGCTCAAACACTTCTCCTACTCCACCCTCCTCTTCCCCCAAATCCCACCCAACAGCTACGCTTTCAATGTCATGATCAGGGGTCTCGCCACGTCATGGGAGAAATTCGATTCCGCGCTGGATTTGTTCGCCAGAATGAAGAATCTAGGCGTGAGGCCCGACAATTTCACTTACCCTTTCGTCTCTATGTCGTGCGGGAGCCTGGAAGCGTTGGGGGTTGGGAAATCGGTGCATTGCGAG GTTTGGAAATGCGGCCTGCTGGTGGATTTTCACGTGGCGAATTCGCTGATCACGATGTATGCGAGGTGTAGAGAGGTGGGGTTTGCGAGGAaggtgtttgatgaaatgaCGGAGAGGGATTTGGTGTCGTGGAACTCGATTATATCGGGATATTCGAGGCTGGGCTGTTCTGGAGAGGCGGTGGAGATGTTTGGGGAGATGCGGGAGCGGGGAGTGGAGCCGGATGAGATGACGCTTGTTAGCGTGCTCGCTGCATGTGGAGATTTGGGGGATTTGGTATTGGGGGGATTGGTGGAGGAGCATGTGGTGAGGAAAGGGATGGAGCTGAATTCTTACATTGGGTCTGCTTTGATTAATATGTATGGGAAGTGTGGGGAATTGGAATCTGCGAGAAGGGTTTTTGATGgcatgaagaagaaagaaatagtCATTTGGAACTCCATGATTACTGG ATATGCACAGAATGGACAATCAGATGAAACTCTCTCACTGTTTAATGCCATGAAGGAAACTGGGCCAGAGCCTAATGAGATCACCCTGATAGCAGTTCTCTCAGCGTGTGCTTCAATTGGTGCTCTTGATTTGGGGATCTGGATTGATAAATATGCATCCGAGAGAGgatttcataataatatttatgttgGAACAGCTCTGGTTGACATGTACGCGAAATGTGGCAATCTGGAATATGCATCAAGGGTTTTTGAAGACATGCCTGTGAGAAATGAGGTTTCTTGGAACACGATGATATCTGCACATGCTTTTAATGGGAGAGCGGAGGATGCACTCACCCTGTTTCAGCGCATGTTAGAGGAAAAAGGCTTATGCCCAGACGACATCACATTCATAGGGGTGCTTTCTGCTTGTGTTCATGCTGGTTTGGTGGATGAAGGGCGTcgattatttgatttgatgagCTCCTTCTTCAAGCTGACTCCGAAAGTTGAGCACTATTCTTGCATGGTTGATCTTCTTTCTCGTGCTGGACGTGTGTATGAAGCTTGGGACTTCATTCAGAAGATGCCTCAAAAACCCGATGAGATTTTATTGGGGGCATTGCTCGCTGCCTGCCAGAAACTGAAGAACGTAGATATTGGGGAGAGAGTTAGTCAGCTTCTCCTGAAAATGGAGCCCTCAAACTCCGGAAACTATATAATCTCATCTAAAATTTATGCTGATGTGAGGAGGTGGGAGGATTGTGCTAGGATGAGAACACTAATGAAACAGAAGGGTGTTACTAAAACTCCAGGATGTAGTTGGATTGAGACGGACGGCCACCTTCGTGAGTTTCACGCTGGTGACTTTTTAATTGAAGATGCAGAAGATATTCACCGGGCTCTTGACATGCTATATGATGATATGGCACTGGAGTATGGCGTGGATGTAGAATTATCTCGTG ATGTCCACCTACACTTCCCAAACCATAAAGTTGCTGTCGAGCTTCCATCACCTATTCTATCTCCAATGTAG
- the LOC125211407 gene encoding pentatricopeptide repeat-containing protein At2g34400 isoform X1 encodes MPMPNYLLSKIIELKHFSYSTLLFPQIPPNSYAFNVMIRGLATSWEKFDSALDLFARMKNLGVRPDNFTYPFVSMSCGSLEALGVGKSVHCEVWKCGLLVDFHVANSLITMYARCREVGFARKVFDEMTERDLVSWNSIISGYSRLGCSGEAVEMFGEMRERGVEPDEMTLVSVLAACGDLGDLVLGGLVEEHVVRKGMELNSYIGSALINMYGKCGELESARRVFDGMKKKEIVIWNSMITGYAQNGQSDETLSLFNAMKETGPEPNEITLIAVLSACASIGALDLGIWIDKYASERGFHNNIYVGTALVDMYAKCGNLEYASRVFEDMPVRNEVSWNTMISAHAFNGRAEDALTLFQRMLEEKGLCPDDITFIGVLSACVHAGLVDEGRRLFDLMSSFFKLTPKVEHYSCMVDLLSRAGRVYEAWDFIQKMPQKPDEILLGALLAACQKLKNVDIGERVSQLLLKMEPSNSGNYIISSKIYADVRRWEDCARMRTLMKQKGVTKTPGCSWIETDGHLREFHAGDFLIEDAEDIHRALDMLYDDMALEYGVDVELSRDVHLHFPNHKVAVELPSPILSPM; translated from the exons ATGCCTATGCCCAATTACTTGCTCTCCAAAATCATCGAGCTCAAACACTTCTCCTACTCCACCCTCCTCTTCCCCCAAATCCCACCCAACAGCTACGCTTTCAATGTCATGATCAGGGGTCTCGCCACGTCATGGGAGAAATTCGATTCCGCGCTGGATTTGTTCGCCAGAATGAAGAATCTAGGCGTGAG GCCCGACAATTTCACTTACCCTTTCGTCTCTATGTCGTGCGGGAGCCTGGAAGCGTTGGGGGTTGGGAAATCGGTGCATTGCGAGGTTTGGAAATGCGGCCTGCTGGTGGATTTTCACGTGGCGAATTCGCTGATCACGATGTATGCGAGGTGTAGAGAGGTGGGGTTTGCGAGGAaggtgtttgatgaaatgaCGGAGAGGGATTTGGTGTCGTGGAACTCGATTATATCGGGATATTCGAGGCTGGGCTGTTCTGGAGAGGCGGTGGAGATGTTTGGGGAGATGCGGGAGCGGGGAGTGGAGCCGGATGAGATGACGCTTGTTAGCGTGCTCGCTGCATGTGGAGATTTGGGGGATTTGGTATTGGGGGGATTGGTGGAGGAGCATGTGGTGAGGAAAGGGATGGAGCTGAATTCTTACATTGGGTCTGCTTTGATTAATATGTATGGGAAGTGTGGGGAATTGGAATCTGCGAGAAGGGTTTTTGATGgcatgaagaagaaagaaatagtCATTTGGAACTCCATGATTACTGG ATATGCACAGAATGGACAATCAGATGAAACTCTCTCACTGTTTAATGCCATGAAGGAAACTGGGCCAGAGCCTAATGAGATCACCCTGATAGCAGTTCTCTCAGCGTGTGCTTCAATTGGTGCTCTTGATTTGGGGATCTGGATTGATAAATATGCATCCGAGAGAGgatttcataataatatttatgttgGAACAGCTCTGGTTGACATGTACGCGAAATGTGGCAATCTGGAATATGCATCAAGGGTTTTTGAAGACATGCCTGTGAGAAATGAGGTTTCTTGGAACACGATGATATCTGCACATGCTTTTAATGGGAGAGCGGAGGATGCACTCACCCTGTTTCAGCGCATGTTAGAGGAAAAAGGCTTATGCCCAGACGACATCACATTCATAGGGGTGCTTTCTGCTTGTGTTCATGCTGGTTTGGTGGATGAAGGGCGTcgattatttgatttgatgagCTCCTTCTTCAAGCTGACTCCGAAAGTTGAGCACTATTCTTGCATGGTTGATCTTCTTTCTCGTGCTGGACGTGTGTATGAAGCTTGGGACTTCATTCAGAAGATGCCTCAAAAACCCGATGAGATTTTATTGGGGGCATTGCTCGCTGCCTGCCAGAAACTGAAGAACGTAGATATTGGGGAGAGAGTTAGTCAGCTTCTCCTGAAAATGGAGCCCTCAAACTCCGGAAACTATATAATCTCATCTAAAATTTATGCTGATGTGAGGAGGTGGGAGGATTGTGCTAGGATGAGAACACTAATGAAACAGAAGGGTGTTACTAAAACTCCAGGATGTAGTTGGATTGAGACGGACGGCCACCTTCGTGAGTTTCACGCTGGTGACTTTTTAATTGAAGATGCAGAAGATATTCACCGGGCTCTTGACATGCTATATGATGATATGGCACTGGAGTATGGCGTGGATGTAGAATTATCTCGTG ATGTCCACCTACACTTCCCAAACCATAAAGTTGCTGTCGAGCTTCCATCACCTATTCTATCTCCAATGTAG
- the LOC125212294 gene encoding early nodulin-93-like, which yields MGIPSELRDLYASRKTSLLIQSPQEDAKMLRSKMCTQEGVRAGTKAAAIACVASAIPTLIVCRKVPWAKANINHTGQALIISAASIAGYFITADKTILECARRNTHYKPS from the exons ATGGGGATTCCGTCAGAGTTGAGGGACTTGTATGCAAGCCGCAAGACCTCTCTGCTCATCCAATCACCACAGGAAGATGCCAAGATGCTTCGCTCAAAGATGTGCACCCAAG AAGGTGTTCGTGCTGGAACTAAGGCTGCTGCAATTGCCTGTGTCGCCAGCGCAATTCCCACT TTGATAGTTTGTCGAAAGGTTCCTTGGGCAAAGGCGAATATCAACCATACTGGACAGGCACTCATTATATCTGCTG CATCGATAGCTGGATATTTCATCACGGCAGATAAGACTATATTGGAATGCGCAAGGAGGAATACACACTACAAACCATCATAA